TCATGTAGTGCTGTTGATTCTGTTAGCATTATCATGTGGCCTCGAAGGATTGTACAGTGAACTCATTGGAAAATGGACTCAGGTGCAGCTGCTCACAGGGGATCCTTGTTAGAGCAGAGGGACTGTTTCTTAATCAGTCTGAGAGCCCCAACATGTACACTGCTGTAGTAACTTACAGTGTGCTACCCTTGTGTTCACTGCAAAGATTAGCACTGGATCCAAACAAATTACTAGAGATAACAAAGATGTTATTGTAGAATTATTGAGCAGCAAAAGCTGACAAACACGCCAAGAGGTTCAGTGTTTGAGCCAAGTCCAAGGAAAAACAAGATCTCAGTGTTTAAATCAGGACGAATATGAGCTGGGTGTCATATCTGAACTTTCCTTTATTTATGTGCAGTTCTTTCTTTACGATTATGACAAGCAGTATTTATAGTGAGAGACTGCAGCATGTAATTTCTTCTAAATACATATTTGTgattatatatactgtgttgCACCAACTGAAGGAATACAGCCATGGGGAATAAGAACCATAATTAAACACACAATAACGGCCTCCTCTTGTGATCATCTATTATTTATGTCACAACAAAATGTCACGGTAGGTTTGAGCAGTCGAACCATCTGTCTGTGTGGTGAGGCTTTCAAAATGTCTCATTTTATACAAGGTTAAAGGTTTCGGCCACATcgtcatataaaaataaatgttttcctgtgtcttgttttcaGGACGGCGCTGTTTGGGCGTTTCCGCTCCTGGCTCGGGGAAGTGTTGGGGGTTGAACTGGAGCCCACAGTGGATATTTCTTGTGCCAAATATGAATACACAGGTGAGCTTAAAATATTGCTGGCAGGACTCATGAGATTTTTGATGATTAATCTACCgtgaattttcctttttttttttttttttttccatatgtgacgttctcttttctttccagaTGTGCTTCTGTGTCATGATGATGAACTGGAGGGGAGGCACGTTGCTTTCATCCTGTATCTAGTGCCTCCATGGGAGAGCAGTGACGGAGGAACCCTCGACCTCTACACAACAGACAGTGAgtgtctcactgtgtgtgtgtgtgtgtgtgtgtgggtgtgtgtgtgtgtgttcttgtacagCTACCTTGGTGAGGACCAATTTCAattttagaccttcagagtgaggacacaTTTGGAAAGTGAGCACATTTTGGCCGCACCTCACCTTCGGACAGAacttcaaaggcctgtttgagggttcaaacTTGGTTTTATGGTCcaggttagaattaggtttaggttagggtaagggctagggaatgcattatgtcaatgagtgtcctcacaaagatagaagtacacggctgtgtgtgtttgtgtgcatttctgTGCTTCCAGACAACACAAGTCTTGTATAATTTTCATCTTTGTCTTCAGGTAATTTCCAACCACAGAGTATAGTGAAGTCGCTCGTACCCTCTTTGAACACACTCGTCCTCTTTGAAGTTTCTCCAGTCTCCTTTCACCAAGTAAGAAGTATAACCGCTCCGGCCTTCATTATCTTCACTGTTGAACCAAAGAATCTGCTGTGATTGCAAATCAATAACAacgtgtgttgtgtttgttcagGTGTCAGAGATTTTGACGCAGGATAAGTGTCGTTTGTCTCTGAGCGGCTGGTTTCACGGGCCATCTTTGGAGCGTCCTCCTCGCCACATAGAGCCCCCCGTCTCACGGAGTCCACACTTACCGAGAGATGTGAGTTTGGTCAAACTTGCATGCCATCTTTATAGGAAGAAATTTTTTGGAAATACACTTAGTTGCTTTTcctgcagagagttagatgaccAGACCGATACCTTGTGTTTGCAAATACAAAGCtacagccggttagcttagcttagcataatgactggaaacagggggagacagctagcctagctctgtccAAAGCAAGGTCATAATAGTTtagaattttcaattagtttttattttagttttgacttttcaatttcattttaattttaattagttttcagaatgtgtttgctagttttagtttagtttcagttttttcagaaaggtttagttttagtttttatatatttagttttacagtagtattagttttattttgttagggccaggtataacgtctcagaagtatgtagttacatttacaaatatgtagaaatggccataatgtttaatttttgcactactttagtgaagcaatTGCGGCACAGCGtcatctcctggaaggtcaaatccattcaatttctgtggttcgatgtcacgagagttgacggaaattcatgccGACTCCTTTTTTTGATGGTGATATATTATAgttaaaaaactgaaatgaattttgtttattttaatttgtattagtTTTTACCCAGGCAATATAGTATCAGTTTAGTTTGAGTTTTTATTAAaggatttagtttttatttagtttcagtttactaacaacatttttcactgcttatttttgctttaatttcaatTTTAGTTCGCAATAATAACCCTGGTTCAAAGGTAACAAATTctacctaccagcacctctaaatctcacTTATTAACACGTTATATTAAGTTTGTCTAAAGGGTAAAAACGACATGTTTCAGTTTTACGCCGGACTATTTCCTGGCCGGGAGCAGTGATTTCTTGAATAGGAGCTAAGCTAATCGTCTCCTGGCTAcaacttcatatttaacagacagacgTAAGCGTGGTATTAATCTtgtgaataagtgtatttcttcaaaatgtcaaactattcctttaacggACAGCCTACGTTTCTGTTGGTTGTGTTCATGACAGGAAACGTTGCTGCTGGAGTGGATCAACCCAGTGTACCTGGACATATCCTACCAAGAGCAGGTTCAGGAGGAGTTTGAGGACAGCTCTGAAATTCAGCTCAAAGATTTTCTCAAGGTAActtctgtttagttttttttctgccttgcATTTGTCCACTCGTTCCTCTCGGCTGATTCTGTGTCTGTCCGCAGGAAGAGAAGTTCAGGGAGGTGAAAGAAGCTCTGCGACTCGCTCAGATTCAGTGGACGAAGAGAGGTCCGCCTAATAAGAGGTAGGACATGTTTCAAAGATCATTTAAGAGCATATTAAACTAAGACTGTGATTACAAGTGCTGTATTTGTGTACATTTAGATGCTATGAAGCGGCCTCTCTGGACACCCTGCctcagtgtgtgagtgcatgctGGGAGCTGCTTCGTTCAGAGTCTTTCTTCCTGCTTCTCTCCAACTTCACCGGCCTTCGATTGCACTACCTGTGTCCTGCCGATGATGACGAGGAGAATAAAGATGAGGAGAAAGAAGACGCACAGGGCGGAGAAGCCACGGGGTCCTCGACCGAATCGCCACCAGCAAATACGAGCGGAgagaaaggtgtgtgtgtgtgtgtgtcagtctgaGTCGATTTCTTCAGCCAACCCAAGTCTTTACAGCTGTtacagatgtgtgttttttgacctttgtttgttttagagCTGAGCACACCTGTGTGTTGTGGTGAACTACGTCGATGGTCTCATGGCGGCTACACGCTGTTGCATGATGCAGAAGCAGCGCGGGCAGAGTACGCTCTCGACCTTGTTTTACCTTTTTGTGGTGCGGGTGAGTccacgcacacacgcgcacacacacacacacacacacacacacacacacacgccgacACACACACGCCGACAAGCACACAGGAAGAGCAAACCACTCAATCTTCTTACTGATTTTCTTTCATAGACTGGCAGTCAGAGTTTGGGGGCTTCACTTGTTACGTTGCTaatgaagaggatgaggaggtgagTATTGATTACAGTGTAAAGTGTAATTGTACACGTGTGGTCATTActtcattatcattattgc
Above is a genomic segment from Sebastes umbrosus isolate fSebUmb1 chromosome 2, fSebUmb1.pri, whole genome shotgun sequence containing:
- the ogfod1 gene encoding prolyl 3-hydroxylase OGFOD1, which codes for MMASKRRAGGDSMRADKKKKKKEKKSCCEEAAELCSVVEEEQVKKRVQEAWSQRTPLTHGDLELDCHPFPHCVIKNFLGSETFVENLQRELLELNFHEKSNDLYKFKQSDDLKKRTEPHIAGLRTALFGRFRSWLGEVLGVELEPTVDISCAKYEYTDVLLCHDDELEGRHVAFILYLVPPWESSDGGTLDLYTTDSNFQPQSIVKSLVPSLNTLVLFEVSPVSFHQVSEILTQDKCRLSLSGWFHGPSLERPPRHIEPPVSRSPHLPRDETLLLEWINPVYLDISYQEQVQEEFEDSSEIQLKDFLKEEKFREVKEALRLAQIQWTKRGPPNKRCYEAASLDTLPQCVSACWELLRSESFFLLLSNFTGLRLHYLCPADDDEENKDEEKEDAQGGEATGSSTESPPANTSGEKELSTPVCCGELRRWSHGGYTLLHDAEAARAEYALDLVLPFCGADWQSEFGGFTCYVANEEDEELLTVYPEDNSLALVYRDKETLKFVKHVNHKSSSASANSSTCRAFYDFSFVYYE